The window ACGTTGCGAGTACAGAAGTATCTGCATCTCCAGCAGGGCACAGGtgaacagctgcaggacgttcTCTACCCCCAGCAGGTGAAACATTTCACTGATGGGAAATTCAAACAGTGGCAGCTCAGATGTGCTTGGCCTCTGGCAGACGACAGGCCCGTAGACGCCAGAGAACTTGAGGGATCTCCCGGAAGGCGGGAGGGGGACCTCATAGAGGATGTTGTAAACGTAGCTCTCcagtgggaggggagggggctggGGGGAAGAGACGGcctgatggagctgctgcagcaccttccTGCAGGCCTGGGGGAAGGCCATGGGTGTGATCAGGCAGATGCACTTGGACACGTACAGCGTGTCGCGGCTGATGTCGTACGAGTTGAAGCGCTGCAGGCGCGAGATGGCGGGCGCCGCGTGGAGCACAGGACGGAGGTGGGAGTGCTGGTGCCTCTGCTCTTCCGATCCCGGCGGCGCGATGGGGGTGTGCAAGATGTCGTACTGCTCCGCATTGTGCATGTGGTAAAGGGTCTGCATCGCGCTGCAGATCTGCTTACTGGTCACCTCCTCAAAGAAGGTGAGGGCAAAGCCGTAAGTCCGAGAGCCATCCTCTCGCGTGATGATGAAGGAGTGGAACTGAGGCTCCCGGGAATCAACCTGCGTCCTGAAAGCCAGACCCTTCGGCATACAGAGCTGTTAGATGACAGTAATCACTTTAGTAAACCCGAGACCTTTGCGTCAATGCAATGCACCGTTAACAATCGTACCATGCCCACTGCATCCTGGTCAAATGGATTCCATTCAACATTGTCAGGAAAATGTGCTAGAACTTTGGATTTAAAGGTTCTCCGCAGGGGACTCTGCTCAAAATTCTCACCTGAAACAGAGAGAAgggcagaaacaaacaaaaaaaaagagggaaaaaaaaggaaaaagccaaATTAGAAGCATTGCATAATTCCAAGAGTagataaaaggagcagaaaacagtctgaggatcagATGCAGGCTTAAATTGCAGGTCTAGAGGAGAAAGCTACTGCACACATTTGTCTCAAGAGAAAGACTGTATCGCATCAATTAAAGCTGTCAACGCTCTCAGGCAGCATCTAATTCTTCACATCAGACAATTTAAGCAGGAAAACTGATATAATTGATGGATTTCAATGCTTCCTGACAGCTTTAGTGGCAatacaaaaggaaaacacaacatAAGTCATAGCAAAGCACATTTTGAGTTGATTTGAACCCAGAGTAAAGCAGAAGTGATGCACACACCAAGCTAGTACTGAAACATCAGAgtgttggggagagatctgaGTGAGAATTAGAAGCAGTGATTGTCAAACGTCGGCTCACTGCTCCACTGCaactgaaggaggagaggaggaggaaaataaaaggagGGCTGTGCCAACAGAAAGGCTCTCAAACCTGtgcaaagaaataaaaggaTTTGAACAAATGAAACAGGGCTGCCGGGAGGTGTGAAACCAAGGTGTGCCAGGTGAAAGACTGCAGGGTTAAAGCTGAGCTGAGGGTAAgaggggaggagtgtgtgtggtgggaggGTTACCTTCATTTGCCAATTTTCCTCTGGCCCCATCTCTGAATTTAGTAGCTTCTATATACTGGCATAAAGCTACAcaacacataaaacaaaaatacaattaaaaaccTGGTTCTGGGTGGTTAGCGCATCACTTCTCATTTGTGCAATTGCGTCCCGAGATGCCGAAGCCTTGCTCCGAGTGAATAAActgcacacgtacacacacacacacacacacacacaggtgggctGGCTAATCAAATGTAGCCTGCGGAGTTATGACGCAAGGATTAAGCATTTCTGCTTTCCCCTTCTTTAAGAGAtcatgcaaaaaaacaaacaaacaaaaacacttttgGTTTAATGTGGGTTAAGAACACCCAGCCCTCTGAGGCCTGGAGCTAAAAGCTAATGCCATGCTAACATGCAGATAGCAGAGGCCTCAGTTTCAGTTAGTGTTCGTGATATTAGATGTATTCTCAATTTGCTGCTAATAAAAGGAGGAGGATTTCGAGATAATTAGTCAGTCACTGTAGGTACCAGGCTGAGGTGATTCTAAAAGGTCACGTGAGCCAGTGGAGATGATTGACAAAACAACCAGCAATAAACATATTTATCTTATCCAACACACAATATATAATACTATGTCCAATTAAACACATCCTTAATACTATTCAATTGGTCTGCTTTCCcactgtcttcctcctcttctcaaaTGACACCCGTCTCCCCGATGATGTCAAGCACACCAACAGCCGTCAGCACAATCTCCTCCATTGTTCACGTGTGACTTCTTATCCAACCAGTTTATATAATGCCTCAGCGGTGCAAAACACGGCTCCGGCGCGTCTTCAGAGAACAGTGGCGGCACTGATTTAGAGAACGAGCACTTGCAGTGTTGCTGCATGAAGAGACCATGGAGATAAATTAGATCATGTAACATTTATAAAATGGTCCGGATGCAGTAACGCACTTTGTTGTTGCCCAGTTTCGTGCAGCTATTTCCCAGTCTCAAAAGCGGCAGAGCTGTTGCTGGAGGAAACCGACGCCTGCGCTACAGCTGCATGTGAACTCTGCCATGCATGCCATTGATTCCTCTCTGTTCCACACCAGTTTCACACAGGAGGCTGCTCACGCGCCTAGAAATATGAGCATGAGCTCACCTTCATCTGGCTGTATTTAAGCGTTTAACAAACAATTTGTATTGGGCGAGTTGCTTTGAGGCCTTTTTAAAGCATAAACTCAGTTGATAATGTGAGAAAATGTGTTGGAGAAAGTTAGTTTACTGAGGCAAAGTTTGTTAGCCGACAGTCCAAAGTTTAGGCTCCAACTCAGCAGTTGAGTGGGGGTGATAAACTATCTCAGATTAGGTTCATATTTAGAATGGAGAGACGAATCCAGCTTGGTCAATACAATAAGTGACTTGTTGTCAACGGTTTGATCCAAACTGCCTACAGGGAAGAacctgtgcacacacaggtgCTCTTTTCACCAGGTGTTTACGGCCGGTTACAAGCTGCTGTTACCCATTCGTGTGGAAAAAATGTCTTCCTttagtgtatatatatactctATATGAAACGACACACTTCGCTACCCACAGCAGAGTGTGAAAGCACAAAAATATTAACAGTTTATCACCCAGAGGACCAACACTGACTGAAAGGACACCTGCTCTCAGCTAAACACACCACAGTCCCTCGAAACTACTGCCGGATGCCTTTATTACGTTAAAAACTAGGACTGGCTGAGTCGGCCACTACAGCCTCATTTCAAAGCATCAGTACTAAGTAGTAATAACTGCTGATACCCGTCACCGAAACTCAAAGCAAAAAAGTAAGTGAAAACGCGAGCTAAGTTTGAAAAAAAGTGGTATCGAACATCCCTGTTAAAATTGTTCCACCCCATCCCTTTTCCTATGCAAATCTAATAGTAAAATCAAACAcagattaaataaatacaaaggATACTTTTAACTGGACAAGAACTATACTTCTGATGCAGCGTCAGGCTTTTTGTGGAGCATAAAGTTCATCTAGTCCCATGGAAAATACTCCCAGACGTAGACAAGATGGTGCAGGTGGAATTACCCTGCCCTCGATGTTAGGAGGAACTGTGGCGCCCCACTCACAGAGAGACCAGCAGATCTCCAACTGAAAGCCTTCCAGTAACTCTTGAACAGAATCTTGTGGTTTTGTATTTAAAAGGTGAGATAAGATCAAGACAGCGGTCCCAAGTTGTGTAGGTGCATCAAAAGCCCCTTGTGCCGCCACACAGTCTACACTCCCGCCCACACCTTCCTGACAAAGAAGATAGCTCACTGCTCATTATGAAATGCTGATAATAAATGTTAGCATCTCTCCGGCTAAAGGTGTGATAAAGCAACCGCAGGTGATATAATAATGGCGTCGTTTTTCCTCTTTGGCAGATCTGAACCGAGCCATCAGATGAAGGGAAAATCTTTGAGCGTATTTCTAAAATTGAGGAGAAGCCTGAACTTTTGATGCTATCATGCATTCAGAGCTGGTTGAAAGTTTAAAGCATGACTCTAAATGAAGTAGACAAGCATTTCTTATTCACTACCAGTATCTCAGCTAATTAGCTGTGAAACGTTGCCGTCACACTTTCAAAATAAGGGTATCTGTTTTGTCGTCTATAATTGGGGATGGCGGCAAATAGCAAGAGAGATGAGTCCACAAATCAACATCAAAGTGCAAATAAGAATGTTTACATTATGCATTTAAAGGCAACGTTCACCTCGAGCCATTCAGCCCCATTTGTTTGGGGAAGTGAGGTTGCCCGGAAAATTCAAAAGGATATTTAGCATTTGAATAAATAGAGCCTGTGTGAGTGTACTTATGTCCCTCAGTAccctgtgtgtgttgggttttttttttttttcccggtgTTGCCCGTGAGCCTGCAGGGTCATACATATGCTAATCGTGTCCTCGTGATGCTGCCAAACATTGTGCTTTATCCCGTCAGAATCGATTGTCTTTCACTGCACCCTATTAAAAATTTAGGGATGTGTTCAGCATCGGTTTAGGAGGCAGCTCTCCATCAACAGCCACCGATTGTGAGGAAATGTGAAAAACCTCAGGTACCTAAtgtaacacaacacaaaaatgttTCTCAAAAGTATCAGACATGTAAATGACAATATCGCTGCATTTCCAAAAGGGTGCAATTTTCTCCTAAAAGGCCAATGTGATTTTATCAAATGGTGACACACGTTTCGGTATAAAAGGATGTCACTTTACAGTCATTTTGAATCTGTAACCGTGGAAATTACACTCTTCCTTTTCCTCGACACTGACAGATGAAGGGGGTAAGTCCCTGACCTTATTCTACAGTAAAAAGCAACAATGCGCAATAAGTAGAACAGTTTCAGGGACGTCTGATCATACAGTAAACATGTTTCCTCTTTGAGGAAGTGGATGTTAGGCCACTTTACAAGAATCAACACTAACACACCGTGTTCACAGAGTTGTGGAAGGAAACATGAAGCCTGACCTGTAACAGAACCTGTGACTTAAAACCTTTTCACTTATTCAAGGACGCAGACGCTTCAACGTCACCGCCACAGGTGCCACTTCCCAGGATTTGGTGCCGCTCTCTAATATTCAAGACACGGCCGAGGCTATAAAGTAGGCCTGAACTCCAGAAACAAGACCGGAGCGTTCTAATCCCTGGTCAAATGGCCAGAGGAGATGGGGCCGCGGCAGGAATCCTCACagcaaatgaaaaaataaagccCTATGGAGACAAATCCACACAGCCATAAACAGGATTATTATGAATAAAAAAGATAGtattgaaataaaattaaaaaaaacactaataTGTTGATCTATTCCACATTACATACACAGGAAGCAGTAGAAAATTGTGGCATGGGTACTActatataaaataataacaataatggaaATATAGCCAAAGGTATAATAACATTATAATGCAGTGGGCAGTAGTCAGGGGTTTCTATAGACCACTGGCCATGTCCTTTAGTGGGTATATGCAGTTAAGGAACAGATGACTTTACAGTAGATGGAAGGTCAAAACACACAAGAGCGCTCTCGCACACTTGCTTGATCGATGTTGGTGTAATTTAATCATATTAGAACGACGCAGGCtcaaatgcaaaccaaaacccGAATGAACGGaagctttttttaaaggaagTGCAGGATTGTGggcaaaaaaagatgttttactCGCGCTGTAAGAGGAAGtaaattttctttcttttttatctaCAGGGCTCTCACTGTTTGCATCAGATTAAATTACACAGAAATGTGTAAAAAGGAACGCTGGCATTTCACACAAATCATGATTGTTTCCATATCTATTTCTCCCAGACTAAAATATGGACCGAAAGAAGATAATTGCATAACCTGGATTGTTCCTTTAGATGCAACGATGTAACCCGGTCAGTGAGAGCTTATGTATTAGTGTGCTTAAATCAGCCCGCCACTTCTGGTCGGCCGATTCATTTTCATCGACTACAAATAAGCAAATTTGCTGCCAGCATATTAACTTAACCGGGGTGTTTTTTATGATATAAGGTTATTATAGACACTCCTCAAGCAAAAATTGTCAGTGCCCAACCGAGATGCTGATCTGTAAACTGCTGATGAAGtaaaaaaggtcaaagttcCTTGTAAAAGTGGCGATGTTTTCAATAatcctccctcttccttcctccaaGTGACTCAAATCGTCATCGTCAGTCATTTAAACGATAACCTTTGTCGCCCTAACCTGTGTTGTAAGCTGCTCTGCCCCGAGAGGGTTAATTAGAGGCTTTTTTCACAGATGAAACCTCCATGGTGTGTTGGCCGGTCTCTGATTAGGTACAATTTTCGAAACACCCGTTGACAACACAATTATTTACAACCACACAACACTTCATTTGAtccagttttgggtttttttttacacatcttCTGGACAGGACAACAGCCCTATCACCGTGGTAACGTCTCAAAAGTTCATGCTCGTGTTTTAAACAGGTCAGGGACTCTCAGGCCAACATGCAGGTGTAAAGCACATGTAAGCCCTCCGTCTTCTCCACATGCTCATGCTGGTCGACTCAGTCACACACATTATTCCCCAGCATCTTGCATCTGGTGGTGAGGCTGCTTGTACAGGACTTCGTGTCAGGGGTGTGTCGACAGGCTGGCTGCATGCACAGGGCACAGTGTAAATCTGGGCTTTGTGAGGATGTCGCTTCGACACAAAAGCCGAAGACAAATTCGCGTCCCGAATTTCTGGTGGTTCCACGGCACCATGTTGCAGGATGACAGCCAGTAGTGGCTGGACAGGATTCGATTTGCAATCGAATTTAACCGCAGTGCTCGTAATTTCGCGCGTTTGTGCGTGCGCGTATTACCGCGTATGGCTTGAAATTCACGCCAGTGGGGTGAAGACATCAGAACAAGCCTGTAATCCCATCGATTCGCTGCGAGCACTGCACAAACAGGCTGGGAGCTGATGCGCTAGGCCTGACGATACGTTCGCTTTGTGTTGGTCTTCATAATAAAGAACACGCGTAAAACTGACAAATGCGCGACGGTGGCATTACGGGATGGCAAAATCTCAATAGGAAGAGTGGGCTGCTGTTATTTCACCCCCTTTTCCCCCGGTGTCGTAGTTGTTATCGTTAGAAAACCAGCCCGACATTACATTCACACCGACGGCTAATATGCTTACCGGACAGTTCGTCGGGTTCCAGTCCGCTCTCGGTGTCGAGTCCGCAGATTACGAAATAATCTGCGAATCGGCAGGAACCGGAGCTGAAGCCGGTGGTCATTTTGAGACTGGTCCAGTGCTTCCCTAATCCCTTCAACGGGGAGCATATTAAAGCAACCCGGAGAAGCGCTTTCTCTCGGCCATCACAGATGCTGTGTTACTGCAACGCCTGGAAATCAGTACAAATCCTCAGCTGTCCTGTTCCTACGCTAACGTCCGCGAGGAACCAACTTCCGCTCGCGTTTCTTCACAATAAAATACGAACAGTTATTTTTCTTCTATAGAGTAAGCGAAACCTTTTACAAATGTAATCTATGATTTAATTAGTTTACTTAGATTGTATGATATTTACTAAATACCATACAATCGGCAGAAACGTGTTTGTAATTGTAGACTAAATGACATAAAAGTCATTAAATGTAGCCTTATTTTTAGGCATTTCTAAGCTTCCGGCTTAATTCCGATCATACTCTAGCAACAGGAACTTTGCACAAGGACAGAAATCAGATCGTGCAGAcgaaatgcattgtgggtaatcaACAATATCGTAGATGTAATAACCTTTAAATAGTTGTTCTTTAATATAAGATCATATTTTAGGCAACTAAACAATTCGATGCAGCTCTAAACAACTTGgtagacaaaataaaataaatataataagtTACTATAAAGTTTTCTATTCAACTTGGAAAGTATTAGTTCTTTATTATACGTAtgttatgtgtgtatatatatatattttttttttttattggaaaaTAGCATATTTTTTTGGCAGAATAGTTGACTGAGAAGTAGTTAGACAATTTGATATTCTACGGCGGCAAGAGTAAATCTGGTTAAACCATCTACATTTCTGCGCGCTTGGAAGATAACGGGGAGGAAAAATCAGTAGAATGTGGTAAACTCTTGAGAATCGGGTCAATGATTTGTCAGCACAAAGCTGTTGCGCGACTTTGTTGTTTACCTGTTACAGTCAGGATTAAACGTCATTAGAACAGTGACGGGCGGTCACGTGGCCAGTTTCAACGCTACATTTCGGCTGATTTCGAAATGCGTTctcttttaaatgtgtttccaCGAAGAGAACATCACcgcaaaaacacaacaggaggTGGACACAAGGTCTGATGATGTTACAAATTAATTTCGGAAACCAAGAATAAACAAATGGCCACAGATCTGTTCTAGGCCATTTAAAAATACTTATGGACCCTCTACTTCTTTTTAGGTTAAAAGCTACAGTTAAGCCCTTCAATATACTCTGGCCATACTTAATGACAACCAATCAATcccattttgatttttttctttattttaaaatggattcaCTCCTGAATTCGCTGTGAGAAGCAGGTTCCAATGCTGAAAAGCTTTTAACAGCAGCTGCTACAATAACACCATCTGGTGGAACCAAAACATCAAAATACAGCCTCCATTTTTAATGGCCTGAAAATTTAAAATCCCGGATAATAATTCAATCAGGTTCAATTCAAATGATGAGGATTCGTTTGATGTGTGAGgagggttttttattttgaaacttcTGATTCTGTAAAGAAAACTAATGAttcaataaattaaataaaaccaaaaataaattaCTGATTAGTAGGATAAGTTGCCATTTGTACAAACTTCATACAGCATACATGACTGCTCAGTACAAAGAAATACTGATGTGCGAAATGTAATAACTGTTTaacaaggattttttttctagGATTACAGAGagaaagcaacatttaaaaagacaatttaATGAGTAGCAAAAATATGAAGTTGAAAataaagtggagaaaatgtctCTTGGCAGATATAAGGACACCTTtcagaaataaaacagttttgaTAGTAAGACATTTTGAAGATCAGTTTAGAGAATCATTTTCTTACAGTTGTACAAATGCAACCCTCCGAGCCAATAATTTTGAGTTTTAAAAgatgtttaaactttaaaaaacccaaagacGAGTAGTCCCGTTATCAATTCTTTTCAGTCCGAGTAAATAATCCGTCAGTAGTACACTGTGACATGTAATAACCAATAAGACATTAAAGGTAACATGATATAGTTTAAATAACGATAAAAGAAATAACCCTCAATGTGCGGTTTTAAGAGACTGAATCAGTCGCCTGCATGGACATTCTCACTGCATCAACGTCTCTGGAAACTACTGAGAACGTTTTTAGCAGCAGCATTGAAGTTAAGTTGGTACACGGGCATAAAAGAAACTcacattttcttaaaaatggaaacaaaataaatgtagaGGTTAAGTCATGTTCTCTGGACACTTCCAAAGTTGCGCTGTTGTGCTGAGTCCGTTTCAACGTTTCAAACTGGTTCAGTCTGTTTGGTGCAAAGAAATTGGCATtcgtcttttaaaaaaaagaaaaaagaaaaagcatcagGGAGCAATGACGCAGGCACCATTTAGGAGACATAAAAGATGGGAACCCTGTTCGATTACAAAAGAGCACTAACTAACTTCAAGCAGGCATCACGCTTAGCATGTCCCCAACATCATCGCATCCTCACTGCAGAACATTAGCCAAGGCAGGCGCCACATTTATGAACTTAAAAACACTATTAAAAGCACTGCCACGAGGTTATTGCTGTCGGTACAGCCCAGTGGGGCTGGACATGGAcacaaaaatatttcaaaagggAGTAAAAATTAAAGGTGCTACTAACAGGATATAACAAGTGTTTTTACCGCCTTCAGTTCCATATTCGCAATTCAGTTTCAGACAGAAACATAAAccttcaaaataataataataaaaaaaaatttaagTAGCACCTTTAATTGTCACAAATCATAGTGACAACTTTCTTAAATAGAAGCAACTTTTTGACTTATGTACAGGATGTGCCACTATAAATGGGAGAGGGAAACACCACGTGTGCAGGCAGCGGCCCAATAATACAATATTTCCCTAATCTTGGTGACTACCTACCAACATGTCTTTTCATGCCAGCGCTCTGAACTCTCCCACCAGCAGCGCACCGACAGGAGACCGAGCCACAGCAACTGGAGCAACAGCTGCACGTTCCTGAGCCGAGGAGAGGGGATGCCGGGACCAGGAGATGAGGCGTTTGCCGTCCTACTCTAGTTTCTTCTGCAGTTTTTTCTGAAAGCAAACTGGCAGGATTGAGAGCACGGCCAGAATTCCAAGCACAGCCAGAGAGTTCCAGGACACAGCCTCCCCTGCTGTTGTCAGCTTGTACAGCGTCGTGCCGGCATTGATCGCTACAAAAGAAGGTGGGGCGACTCCTGTGAATGGCACAGATTCAACATGGATGAGTAAACGGAAACTACCAGAAACAGCTAAATGACACGTGGCAGAAGGGATGCGTGGGCTTACCAAGGAAGGTACCAATGAAGAAGACCCCCAAAGGCACATTGATGACGGGGGAGGTGATGTTGATAAACCAGTTGGGGAGGAACGGGGTTATCCTCAGGAAGATGATGTAATTGATTAAATGGTCTCTATGTTTTTCAACCTGTGCACAAAGCAggcataaatacataaatacaccTGATTGAGTTGAAGTAATATTCCAAAAAGTTTACGATGTCACAatgcatttgattattttggaagGTCACGAGTTTTATGGACAATGAGTTGTGGTTTTTACCTGCTGGGACCACTTCTGGGCTCTCTCCGATAGATATTTGTAGACGATGGGTCTACCCACCAGATATGACAGCATGTAGCAGAAGGAAGCGCCCAAGCCAGAGCACTGCGGGTAGCAGAAAACACAGTACAAGGCAACTGTATGACGGGGAGGGGGCGATCGTGGTTCACGCACAATCACATCATCTTTGTCTCACTGCacacattttctgcttcagtAATGCTTAACAAATGTCCCCACAAAGGTTTAAGACTTTAAACAGAGATTTACAGGCCCTTGTGTACTCATCCACGAGCAGGTTAATGTTACAGCCCTCTCTTAACCACAGAACTTTGCTCCCAAATGCAAATGCACGTTTCCTTTTGGTGTGGTAAAGTTCATGGTACTGGGAAGAAACTTGCTCATAAACGAAACTGCTCATAACAACATATGTGGCTTATTCTGAGTAAGCAGGTCATGGTTTCAGGAAGCACGCTGCTTTTGATTTCTATTAAATGTAACCAGGCTAGCGTCATCGAGTTCTACTGATGTCTGAGGAACTGCTGCTGTTATCGCTGCAGCCAACAATTGATTTTGTCTTAAACCGTTTCCAGAACACGAGCATAGTTTCATGCCGTTCGTTAGTAGATCTACAGGACTGTGATGATAAATGGAGTCTTTCAGCTGCAACATGCTTTCAGAATCAAAAGCATTGGTGAAATTATATCCACCATAGTTTAAAACAAATTAGTACCAAAGCTGCCAATTACATTTGTTTGACCTTGATTTTAAATTTGCTGTAAAAACCGTTACTAACCTAATTGAGGTGATTTCAACTTGAGCATAAAGTACATGACAACATATACTTAGTTATATATTTCACCACCCACAGAAGAATGGATCTTTTGAACAATTGTTGACAGAAGAGTCGACTCTTAATGAAATGTCCTGTGATTTTCTACTTACCAAGCAGACTAAGAAAAGAGCCAGAGGAAAAGGGTAAAGATACCCAGACAGGATGCTGAGGAAGATGGATCCAGGGATCGCAAATGTCTGAAGGCTGGCAACAAAATGTCAAGGTAGGAACGtgcaaaaaatatatgtataaaaatgtaatatgGCTAAATAAGTGAAATGATTTTAAAGGTCACAAACATACAAATACTGTAGGCCATCTACAGTGTCTTTGTTTGGAATCCTGAATAcagcctcagcagcaaacaaaaTGGAGACATTGAAAGATCTGCATCTTTGCTTCAAGGATACAAAACATATGTTGCAAAATAGGCCACTAAAACTTGAGTGTAGTACGTGTCTTTATACTTGGACAGCACAGTTCCCAGAGCTTTGGCATCATCCATGTCTTTAGGGATCTTGATTTTCTCCATTTCATCACTAGGAAGGTAAAAAACATTcacacaattattattatttttttaattcaaagaCTTTAATTCTCCTAGCTAATATTGAAATATTGAAACAGATATAATCAAATATCATCCTGCTTTGCAGAACTTCTTTGTGATATTATTAGAAGCAACCTAACTAAATTACAACAATTTCATTGCCGTCTAAGATGAAACACTTCTGTAGGCTGACTTAAATGTCCAAGGATAaatcagaaaaacaacacacttTGAAAGCTCTGGAAAGTTCCTGTAGACCAGGTACATGACCGAGGCGGCACAAGTGAAGATGGACACCAGAATCAGCAGGGACATCCGTGCTGAACCTCCCACACTCTGCTGGTCCTCTGGAAGAATAAAAAGGGCTTTAGAAGACCAATAAATAAAGAGGCTACTCCTGGTTCTTTAcagtgatttgatttttttgtccTACAAATTTTGAATTTAACACGATGAATACACAGAGTTATTTGTAAAACAAGTATTTTCAGCTCCGAGGTACGCTGATATACTCAGAAAAAgcactaaaataaaaatgtctgctTTTATAGTAATTGATGCCAATAGTTTCATGTCTGTTTGGTCTGAGCTGACATGTTCAATGACAAAGTACTTATGGAAAAGATGCTGAAATGATCAAAGGTATTTATAGGAAAAGTCCTAACTAGGCAAAAATACCTTAAAACTGGTTAACTAATACTCTGTGGATGCAATAAGAGTATTTCTTATTACTTTATCTCAAAAGGCACCGCGTTGCATTGGTCTTCTTACTAgatttgtgattttatttcctCATTTTGCATTCTATTGGGCAAAAATAGATGTATTTCGTACAGCACTTTGAAAGTGATTTAAGATCTGCAGTTAGATTTAATAGAGCTGTGTCTAATTTTTTATACCAAAGTAGCTGATATACGTTATTTAGACCACAAGGAGGTCATCTAGTATAtctttgtttctcctgctcctctgcagattATTTTAGCGTCTAAAAATTATCCCTAACTATAATTCGAGCCAAATAAATTGTGTTTGCTGCAATATGAGTGTATTCTGACTAACTTAGTGGTGTTTTATTTGCTGTCTGGCTCTACTTACTGTAGCTAGCCAAGTCACAGTCGGCTAATCTTAGCTAGCCTGGTGTAGTAAGATAACCAGTGTAATTGTTCTTAAAA is drawn from Takifugu flavidus isolate HTHZ2018 chromosome 2, ASM371156v2, whole genome shotgun sequence and contains these coding sequences:
- the tmem41b gene encoding transmembrane protein 41B, whose translation is MAKKRAERREADGMSMSEDEIKANARNSQALKEDQQSVGGSARMSLLILVSIFTCAASVMYLVYRNFPELSNDEMEKIKIPKDMDDAKALGTVLSKYKDTYYTQVLVAYFATYVFLQTFAIPGSIFLSILSGYLYPFPLALFLVCLCSGLGASFCYMLSYLVGRPIVYKYLSERAQKWSQQVEKHRDHLINYIIFLRITPFLPNWFINITSPVINVPLGVFFIGTFLGVAPPSFVAINAGTTLYKLTTAGEAVSWNSLAVLGILAVLSILPVCFQKKLQKKLE